From Streptomyces cyaneogriseus subsp. noncyanogenus, the proteins below share one genomic window:
- a CDS encoding glycoside hydrolase family 9 protein translates to MKRRRTALLSLTALLAGALTALPAAQAGAEEVEQVRNGTFDSGTAPWWTSANVTAGVTEGRLCADVPGGTTNRWDAAVGQNDIPLVKGESYRFSFYADGTPADHVVRAVVGLSVDPYDAYYEVSPQLSVSGNRYSYTFTSPVDTAQGQVAFQVGGSADPWRFCLDDVSLLGGVTPEPYEPDTGPRVRVNQVAYLPAGPKNATLVTDATSPLPWKLKNGDGAVAARGWTVSRGTDASSGQNVHSIDFGGFRTRGKGFTLVADGESSRPFDIGTDAYERLSLDAAKFYYTQRSGLAIRDDLRPGYARPAGHVGVAPNQGDTDVPCQPGVCDYRLDVSGGWYDAGDHGKYVVNGGISVWELLSTYERALHARTGQPEKFRDGSLAIPESGNKVPDLLDEVRWELDFLLKMQVPDGQPLAGMAHHKIHDENWTGLPLLPSDDPQKRELHPPTTAATLNLAAAAAQAARLYKPYDPGFAATALAAARKAWAAAQAHPDVYASESDGIGGGAYPDRNIDDEFYWAAAELYLTTGEKRFADHVLNSPVHTADIFGPTGFDWARTAAAARLDLATVPSRLPGRDKVRQSVVKGADRYLATLKAHPYGMPYAPDGNLYDWGSSHQVLNNAVVLAAAYDITGGTKYRDGAVQSMDYILGRNALNISYVTGYGDVTAQNQHSRWYARQLDPNLPNPPAGSLSGGPNSSIQDPVAQSKLQGCVGQFCYLDDIQSWSTNEITINWNAALTWMASFVADQG, encoded by the coding sequence GTGAAAAGACGCAGAACGGCCCTGCTGTCCCTGACGGCCCTGCTGGCGGGAGCGCTCACCGCGCTGCCCGCCGCGCAGGCCGGGGCCGAGGAGGTCGAGCAGGTCAGGAACGGCACCTTCGACTCCGGCACCGCGCCCTGGTGGACCAGCGCCAACGTCACCGCGGGCGTGACCGAGGGCCGGCTGTGCGCCGACGTCCCCGGCGGCACCACGAACCGCTGGGACGCGGCCGTCGGCCAGAACGACATCCCCCTCGTCAAGGGAGAGTCCTACCGCTTCTCCTTCTACGCGGACGGCACCCCCGCCGACCACGTCGTCCGGGCCGTCGTCGGACTGTCGGTGGACCCGTACGACGCGTACTACGAGGTGAGCCCGCAGCTCAGCGTCTCGGGCAACCGCTACTCCTACACCTTCACCTCGCCCGTCGACACCGCCCAGGGCCAGGTCGCCTTCCAGGTCGGCGGCAGCGCCGACCCCTGGCGCTTCTGCCTGGACGACGTGTCCCTGCTGGGCGGGGTGACGCCCGAGCCGTACGAGCCCGACACCGGGCCCCGGGTCCGCGTCAACCAGGTCGCCTATCTGCCCGCCGGGCCGAAGAACGCCACCCTGGTCACCGACGCCACCTCCCCGCTGCCCTGGAAGCTGAAGAACGGCGACGGAGCGGTGGCCGCCCGCGGCTGGACCGTGTCGCGCGGCACCGACGCCTCCTCCGGGCAGAACGTCCACTCGATCGACTTCGGCGGCTTCCGGACGCGCGGCAAGGGCTTCACGCTGGTCGCCGACGGGGAGAGCAGCCGGCCGTTCGACATCGGCACGGACGCCTACGAGCGGCTGAGCCTGGACGCGGCGAAGTTCTACTACACCCAGCGCAGCGGCCTCGCCATCCGCGACGACCTGCGCCCGGGCTACGCCCGCCCGGCCGGGCACGTGGGCGTCGCGCCCAACCAGGGCGACACCGACGTGCCGTGCCAGCCCGGGGTGTGCGACTACCGGCTCGACGTCTCCGGCGGCTGGTACGACGCCGGCGACCACGGCAAGTACGTCGTCAACGGCGGCATCTCCGTCTGGGAACTGCTGAGCACCTACGAGCGCGCCCTGCACGCCCGCACCGGGCAGCCCGAGAAGTTCCGCGACGGCTCGCTCGCCATCCCGGAGAGCGGCAACAAGGTGCCCGACCTGCTCGACGAGGTCCGCTGGGAGCTGGACTTCCTGCTGAAGATGCAGGTGCCGGACGGGCAGCCGCTGGCCGGCATGGCCCACCACAAGATCCACGACGAGAACTGGACCGGGCTGCCGCTGCTGCCCAGCGACGACCCGCAGAAGCGCGAACTCCACCCGCCGACCACCGCGGCGACGCTCAACCTGGCGGCCGCGGCCGCACAGGCGGCCCGCCTGTACAAGCCCTACGACCCCGGGTTCGCCGCGACGGCGCTCGCCGCGGCCCGCAAGGCATGGGCGGCGGCCCAGGCGCACCCCGACGTCTACGCCTCCGAGAGCGACGGCATCGGCGGCGGTGCCTACCCGGACCGCAACATCGACGACGAGTTCTACTGGGCGGCGGCCGAGCTCTACCTCACCACCGGTGAGAAGCGGTTCGCGGACCATGTGCTGAACTCCCCGGTGCACACCGCGGACATCTTCGGCCCGACCGGCTTCGACTGGGCGCGCACCGCGGCCGCGGCCCGTCTGGACCTGGCCACCGTGCCGAGCCGGCTCCCCGGCCGGGACAAGGTCCGCCAGTCCGTCGTCAAGGGCGCCGACCGCTACCTGGCCACCCTGAAGGCCCACCCGTACGGCATGCCGTACGCCCCCGACGGCAACCTCTACGACTGGGGCTCCAGCCACCAGGTCCTGAACAACGCGGTCGTGCTGGCCGCCGCCTACGACATCACGGGCGGCACGAAGTACCGCGACGGGGCGGTCCAGAGCATGGACTACATCCTCGGCCGCAACGCCCTGAACATCTCCTACGTCACCGGCTACGGCGACGTCACCGCGCAGAACCAGCACAGCCGCTGGTACGCCCGCCAACTCGATCCCAACCTGCCGAACCCGCCGGCCGGCTCGCTCTCCGGAGGCCCCAACTCGAGCATCCAGGACCCCGTCGCGCAGAGCAAACTCCAGGGCTGCGTCGGGCAGTTCTGCTACCTCGACGACATCCAGTCCTGGTCGACCAACGAGATCACCATCAACTGGAACGCGGCCCTGACCTGGATGGCGTCCTTCGTGGCGGACCAGGGCTGA
- a CDS encoding toxin Doc, whose translation MAAVLHIDVPWLLQRHEEVLLDQPTINDFSALVAAVARHRVDPPRLGVDSDPAWRAAALLHTLAVLKPLPSANARFACATAVAYMFVSGVGIDPPYGALVDLARDLMSGEADVYGAADRLRAWQI comes from the coding sequence ATGGCAGCCGTCCTCCACATCGATGTGCCCTGGCTGCTCCAGCGCCATGAAGAGGTCCTGCTGGACCAGCCCACGATCAACGACTTCTCGGCGCTGGTCGCCGCCGTCGCCCGGCACCGCGTCGACCCGCCGCGCCTGGGCGTCGACTCCGACCCGGCCTGGCGGGCCGCCGCCCTGCTGCACACCCTCGCCGTGCTCAAGCCCCTGCCGTCGGCCAACGCCCGTTTCGCCTGCGCCACGGCGGTCGCGTACATGTTCGTCAGCGGGGTCGGCATCGACCCGCCCTACGGCGCCCTCGTCGACCTCGCCCGCGACCTGATGTCCGGCGAGGCCGACGTCTACGGGGCGGCCGACCGGCTGCGGGCCTGGCAGATCTGA